The following are encoded in a window of uncultured Sphaerochaeta sp. genomic DNA:
- the gltX gene encoding glutamate--tRNA ligase, with protein sequence MEVRVRYAPSPTGLQHIGGVRTALFNYFFARANGGKFILRVEDTDRERYSDESLQDLYDTLEWLGIKWDEGPVVGGDYGPYIQSERFDLYKQYAEKLVDEGKAYYCYCTPQRLEALREQQQKEKSKQQGYDRHCRNLTDEQRKAYEDEGIKPVIRLKVPSEGKTTFHDVLMGDISRKNKDVSPDPVLLKSDGFPTYHLANVIDDHMMGITHIMRAQEWIPSGPLHIILYEAFGWQPPLYCHLPMVMGKDGQKLSKRHGSTAVREFREKGYLPEALMNYVSMVGWSYDGQREFFSKEELEQLFTLEKINKAPGIFDYKKLDWFNGQYIRQKGDEELLALLLPYMEKAGFVTLPLQEDEKRDMLALTVVSKERLKVLSDIVDLSRFLFETPTYEDVNLFAAKKVDLATATLALERAYTKLKEGFDTSKEQEEIEADIASLADEMDIKVNGVFMPIRVALTGSTVSLPLFDSIKLLGQEETYKRIETALDVLKREV encoded by the coding sequence ATGGAAGTACGAGTACGTTATGCGCCTTCTCCGACCGGTTTGCAACATATCGGTGGAGTAAGGACCGCATTATTCAACTATTTCTTTGCCCGTGCAAACGGAGGCAAGTTCATTTTACGTGTGGAAGACACCGATCGTGAGCGTTACAGTGACGAGTCCTTGCAGGACTTATATGACACGCTCGAGTGGTTGGGTATTAAATGGGACGAAGGCCCAGTGGTCGGCGGAGATTATGGTCCCTATATCCAAAGCGAGCGTTTCGACCTATACAAGCAGTATGCAGAGAAGCTGGTAGATGAAGGCAAGGCCTATTACTGTTACTGTACTCCACAGCGGTTGGAAGCATTGCGTGAACAGCAACAGAAAGAGAAGAGCAAGCAGCAGGGATATGACCGCCACTGCCGTAATCTTACTGACGAACAGCGAAAGGCGTATGAGGATGAGGGTATCAAACCCGTCATTCGTTTGAAGGTACCCTCTGAGGGTAAGACAACCTTCCACGATGTGCTGATGGGCGATATCTCTAGAAAGAACAAGGATGTCAGTCCTGATCCTGTCCTGCTCAAGAGCGATGGATTCCCCACCTATCATCTGGCAAACGTCATAGATGACCACATGATGGGCATAACGCATATCATGAGAGCACAAGAGTGGATTCCCTCCGGTCCTCTACACATCATTCTCTATGAAGCTTTTGGGTGGCAGCCTCCCTTGTATTGCCATCTGCCGATGGTTATGGGCAAGGACGGACAGAAGCTCAGCAAGCGTCACGGCTCGACAGCTGTGAGGGAATTCCGGGAGAAAGGATACCTCCCTGAGGCTTTGATGAACTATGTAAGCATGGTAGGATGGTCCTACGATGGACAGAGGGAGTTTTTCAGCAAGGAAGAGCTTGAGCAGCTTTTCACTTTGGAGAAGATCAATAAGGCTCCTGGGATATTTGACTACAAGAAACTTGATTGGTTCAATGGACAGTATATCCGTCAGAAAGGGGATGAAGAGCTCTTGGCTCTTTTGCTTCCCTACATGGAGAAAGCTGGATTTGTCACGCTTCCCCTACAGGAAGATGAGAAGCGCGACATGCTTGCTCTCACTGTAGTGAGTAAAGAGCGGCTGAAGGTACTCAGTGACATTGTAGATCTGAGTAGGTTCCTCTTTGAGACACCCACCTATGAGGATGTGAATTTGTTCGCTGCAAAAAAGGTGGACCTGGCTACTGCAACCCTTGCCTTGGAGAGAGCTTATACAAAGCTTAAGGAAGGGTTTGATACAAGCAAGGAGCAAGAGGAAATTGAAGCGGATATTGCTTCCCTGGCCGATGAAATGGATATCAAGGTGAACGGGGTATTCATGCCCATAAGGGTTGCCCTCACCGGTAGTACGGTTAGCCTACCCCTGTTTGACTCGATCAAACTGTTGGGCCAGGAAGAGACATATAAAAGAATTGAAACAGCGTTGGACGTGCTGAAGAGAGAGGTATAA
- a CDS encoding HD domain-containing protein — translation MTFLAYFDTVHSIERRKTILINPTIPAFFAGGNTSLTNLFRLPVTLFTTLYTSKYLSPFNQFSSFPTELLFLLFSLISFLLAYNIQRTCRPRYLREHELLVSDILAHEEFLKLKEYHHHAGHIYDHVTRVSYISYRISKALGLDYHAAARGGLLHDFFLYDWRERKSQDEKRSSHGKEHPYIALENAQKYFTVNAKEADIIVKHMFPKTFSLPRYRESFIVSLSDKIAAAYEYSQRIKRS, via the coding sequence TTGACCTTCTTGGCGTATTTCGATACGGTACACTCAATTGAACGGAGGAAAACAATACTGATTAACCCAACGATACCAGCCTTTTTTGCAGGGGGAAACACATCCCTCACAAACCTGTTTAGGTTGCCTGTTACCCTATTTACTACGTTATACACTTCCAAATATCTCAGCCCATTCAATCAGTTCTCCAGCTTTCCAACTGAACTGCTTTTCCTTCTTTTTTCCCTTATCAGTTTTCTACTTGCCTACAATATCCAAAGGACCTGCAGACCGCGTTATCTGCGCGAGCACGAACTCCTGGTAAGTGATATTCTTGCTCATGAGGAATTCCTCAAACTGAAAGAGTATCATCATCACGCAGGCCATATCTATGACCATGTCACCAGGGTAAGCTATATCTCATACCGTATCAGCAAGGCTTTAGGATTGGACTATCACGCTGCTGCACGGGGAGGATTGCTCCATGACTTCTTCCTCTACGATTGGAGGGAACGAAAGAGCCAGGATGAGAAGCGTTCTTCCCACGGAAAAGAACACCCTTATATCGCTTTGGAAAATGCACAGAAGTACTTCACAGTGAATGCAAAGGAAGCAGACATCATCGTCAAGCATATGTTCCCAAAAACATTCTCTCTTCCCAGATATCGGGAGAGTTTCATTGTAAGCCTCAGCGACAAGATCGCTGCAGCCTACGAATACAGCCAACGTATCAAACGTTCCTAA
- a CDS encoding glycine--tRNA ligase translates to MAEVTMDKIVSLCKRRGFIFQSSEIYGGLNGAYDYGPLGVQLKNNIRDFWWKEMTQIHDDIVGLDASILMHPRVWEASGHVSNFSDPMVDCKQCKSRFRADQIDLGGACPTCGTRDSFTEPRNFNLMFATHIGANLDGGSTIYLRPETAQGIYADFKNVVSSSRVKVPFGIAQVGKSFRNEITTKNFIFRSCEFEQMEMQWFCKPGTDEEWFGYWREQRMAFYHKMGIKPSSLRWHQHGPDELAFYAKDAYDIQFLFPMGWQELEGVHNRTDYDLGQHQKFSGKDLTYLDPEDNQRYVPYVVETSAGLTRNVLMALSDAYEEETLEGGDVRTVLHFHPNIAPVTVAVLPLVKKDGIADFASKLEKELRDDFSTFFDVSGAIGRRYRRMDEIGTPYCVTVDYQTLEDNTVTLRYRDSMEQSRVSISELVATIKEANKAYKRVE, encoded by the coding sequence ATGGCAGAAGTAACGATGGATAAGATTGTCTCCTTATGTAAGCGACGTGGGTTTATTTTTCAGTCAAGTGAAATTTATGGTGGCTTGAATGGCGCTTATGACTACGGGCCACTGGGAGTTCAGCTGAAAAACAATATCCGCGATTTCTGGTGGAAAGAGATGACCCAGATCCATGATGATATCGTAGGATTGGATGCCTCCATCCTCATGCACCCCCGAGTCTGGGAAGCAAGTGGCCATGTGTCCAACTTCAGTGACCCCATGGTTGACTGCAAGCAGTGCAAGTCTCGATTCCGTGCCGATCAGATTGATCTCGGCGGCGCTTGTCCTACCTGTGGTACCCGCGATAGTTTTACTGAACCAAGGAATTTCAACCTGATGTTTGCGACCCACATTGGCGCAAATCTGGACGGGGGCTCTACAATCTACCTTCGGCCTGAGACTGCACAGGGAATCTATGCAGATTTCAAGAATGTGGTATCCTCAAGCCGCGTGAAGGTTCCCTTCGGAATTGCACAGGTAGGCAAGTCCTTCAGAAACGAAATCACTACGAAGAATTTCATCTTCCGTTCTTGCGAATTCGAGCAGATGGAGATGCAGTGGTTCTGCAAACCCGGGACAGATGAGGAATGGTTCGGCTATTGGCGTGAACAGAGGATGGCTTTCTATCATAAGATGGGTATCAAGCCAAGCAGCCTCAGGTGGCATCAGCATGGCCCAGACGAACTGGCTTTCTACGCAAAGGATGCCTATGATATTCAGTTCCTTTTCCCCATGGGCTGGCAGGAACTTGAGGGTGTTCATAACCGGACAGATTACGACTTGGGACAGCATCAGAAGTTCAGTGGGAAAGATCTCACTTATCTCGACCCTGAGGATAACCAACGTTATGTTCCCTATGTGGTGGAAACCTCGGCTGGCTTGACCCGTAATGTATTGATGGCACTGAGCGATGCATATGAGGAAGAGACCTTGGAAGGTGGGGATGTCAGGACGGTGCTGCACTTCCACCCGAACATTGCTCCTGTTACTGTTGCGGTTCTTCCTCTGGTCAAGAAGGACGGAATCGCGGACTTTGCTTCCAAGCTTGAGAAGGAACTGAGAGATGACTTCTCAACCTTCTTCGATGTCAGTGGTGCTATCGGGCGTAGATATCGAAGAATGGATGAGATCGGCACCCCATACTGTGTTACCGTTGATTACCAGACTCTGGAAGACAATACAGTCACCCTTCGATACAGGGACAGTATGGAACAGAGTAGGGTAAGCATCTCGGAATTGGTTGCCACAATCAAGGAAGCAAACAAAGCATACAAGCGAGTGGAGTAG
- a CDS encoding ABC transporter permease subunit — protein sequence MRYVKRNLILLLASAILLIIWQVASMWLDSQILLPSLGPVFTTLLGLVREPVFTANVLFTVIRALESFLIILVSASILGVLAGRFSLLSTFLKPFVTTLKAVPVMSVILLAFIWFSSGTVPLFSAFLMGFPVMFVQMEMGVRQLDSNLDEMCDLYGFSKQTKLVHFIIPSLVPFFVTGAKTALSMVWKVVIAAEVLTVPQYGVGSRMQLAQVQLETDKVLSWTLIAVFLTAFGDLVFALVVDGVGALKHRLDARRVPCVS from the coding sequence ATGCGTTATGTGAAGCGGAATCTGATACTTCTTCTGGCTTCGGCAATCCTGCTCATCATTTGGCAGGTTGCCTCCATGTGGCTCGATAGTCAGATTCTGCTTCCCAGTCTTGGACCGGTTTTTACTACCTTGCTTGGCTTGGTACGTGAACCGGTCTTTACTGCAAATGTGCTGTTCACTGTTATCAGGGCATTGGAAAGTTTCCTGATCATTCTTGTGAGTGCTTCAATTCTTGGGGTGCTTGCTGGTAGGTTCTCCTTGCTCTCCACCTTCTTGAAACCGTTTGTCACTACGCTGAAAGCGGTACCGGTGATGAGCGTCATTCTACTTGCCTTTATCTGGTTCTCCAGTGGAACGGTACCATTGTTTTCAGCCTTTCTTATGGGTTTCCCGGTGATGTTTGTACAGATGGAGATGGGAGTGAGACAACTTGATTCCAATCTCGACGAGATGTGTGACCTCTACGGATTCTCCAAACAGACAAAGCTCGTACATTTCATTATTCCTTCCTTGGTTCCTTTCTTTGTTACTGGTGCCAAGACTGCGCTTTCCATGGTCTGGAAAGTGGTAATTGCCGCAGAGGTATTGACGGTTCCCCAGTATGGAGTGGGCTCAAGGATGCAACTTGCCCAGGTACAGCTGGAGACTGACAAGGTGCTCTCCTGGACCTTGATCGCTGTTTTCCTTACAGCTTTTGGAGACCTGGTATTCGCATTGGTTGTGGATGGGGTCGGTGCTCTGAAGCATCGCCTCGATGCAAGGAGGGTCCCATGCGTTTCCTGA
- a CDS encoding ABC transporter ATP-binding protein translates to MRFLNISKRYGENQVFDHFSLEVPPSTILSVVGPSGEGKTTLLQMASGLLQPDEGTIEKEVGEQGVISYLFQEPRLLPSSTVYENVELALRTSSKERREREERALHYLDLVGLQESLSLYPHQLSGGMRQRVAIARAFAHQCNLMLLDEPFQSLDIKLKYALVHAFIRLWEESPKTTLFVTHDPKEALLLGDAVCCLGDPKQPLLYQKIDIPRNARNIGDASLLALEAKLVETLVQS, encoded by the coding sequence ATGCGTTTCCTGAACATCTCCAAGCGATACGGTGAGAACCAGGTCTTTGATCACTTCAGCCTTGAGGTGCCTCCTTCCACGATACTCTCTGTTGTAGGGCCATCAGGTGAAGGAAAGACCACCTTGCTGCAGATGGCTTCTGGATTGCTGCAGCCAGATGAAGGGACAATTGAAAAGGAAGTAGGGGAACAGGGAGTGATCAGTTATCTCTTTCAGGAGCCCAGGCTTCTTCCCTCCAGTACCGTATATGAGAACGTTGAACTTGCCCTTCGTACCTCCAGCAAGGAGAGACGAGAGAGAGAAGAGCGTGCTTTGCACTATCTTGATCTTGTAGGTTTGCAGGAGAGTCTATCTCTCTATCCTCATCAGCTCTCAGGTGGAATGAGGCAGCGTGTTGCGATCGCTAGGGCCTTTGCTCACCAGTGCAATCTCATGTTGCTCGATGAGCCATTCCAGAGCTTGGATATCAAATTGAAGTATGCTCTTGTGCATGCTTTCATCAGGTTATGGGAAGAGAGTCCAAAGACTACGTTGTTTGTTACTCATGACCCTAAGGAAGCCCTCTTGCTTGGTGATGCAGTGTGTTGTCTGGGTGATCCAAAACAACCTCTGTTGTACCAAAAAATAGATATTCCCCGCAATGCGAGGAATATCGGTGATGCATCACTGTTGGCTTTGGAAGCCAAACTGGTGGAAACGTTGGTACAATCCTAG
- a CDS encoding ABC transporter substrate-binding protein yields MKHKISLVFVALLAMVAIGAQPVAETPVDSPLEVQFAVMAGPTGFSSVALNENGGRITEDIQIAMQVFPSPNEVVARLANGELDFACLPSNLAANIYNKGVKIKLAAVIGNGMLSVVSSDGSVQGVDDLLGKTVHVPGAGSTPDQMAQLLLREAGLEAGVDVILDYSVASPAQLAQLTIAGKVSLVMLPQPFVSMILNGSKRAKEVVDVQALYKELSGVANYPMSVMVVSEQFAENHPEALEDILGAYEDSVAWVNAEPQAAGKAIEEAGIMKAALATPSIPFCNLVFARSQEVKDEVQAYYRFLHSFSPAAIGGAVPTDNLYL; encoded by the coding sequence ATGAAACACAAAATCAGTCTTGTTTTCGTAGCCCTGCTTGCCATGGTGGCAATTGGGGCACAACCGGTTGCTGAGACTCCGGTTGACTCGCCATTGGAAGTTCAGTTCGCTGTCATGGCCGGACCTACTGGATTTTCTTCTGTTGCCCTGAATGAGAATGGTGGAAGAATCACCGAAGACATTCAGATTGCAATGCAGGTATTCCCTTCCCCCAATGAAGTGGTTGCCCGCTTGGCCAATGGGGAGCTCGATTTTGCCTGTCTTCCTTCCAATCTTGCTGCGAATATCTACAACAAGGGAGTCAAGATAAAGCTTGCTGCAGTTATCGGTAACGGAATGCTCAGTGTGGTTTCCAGTGATGGGTCGGTTCAAGGTGTGGATGACCTGCTTGGAAAAACGGTGCATGTACCCGGTGCTGGTTCCACCCCCGACCAGATGGCTCAACTCCTGCTCAGGGAAGCCGGTCTTGAGGCTGGAGTGGATGTAATCCTTGACTATTCAGTAGCCAGCCCAGCACAGCTTGCACAGCTGACCATTGCAGGAAAGGTATCCTTGGTCATGTTGCCTCAGCCGTTTGTTTCCATGATTCTCAATGGGAGCAAGCGCGCAAAAGAAGTTGTTGATGTCCAAGCGCTTTATAAGGAACTTTCTGGAGTTGCAAACTATCCAATGAGTGTTATGGTGGTAAGTGAACAGTTTGCAGAGAACCACCCGGAAGCACTTGAGGACATTCTTGGAGCCTATGAAGATTCTGTCGCATGGGTTAATGCAGAGCCCCAAGCAGCTGGAAAGGCAATTGAGGAGGCAGGGATCATGAAAGCTGCCTTGGCAACTCCCTCCATCCCTTTCTGTAACTTGGTGTTTGCACGCAGCCAGGAAGTCAAGGATGAAGTACAGGCCTACTATAGGTTCCTCCATTCCTTCAGCCCGGCGGCCATCGGTGGAGCAGTTCCTACAGACAATTTATATCTGTAA
- the tyrS gene encoding tyrosine--tRNA ligase, with translation MNKALQTLIDRGFVKACTDYDALSDLMDAGPVTFYVGADPTGKSLHIGHMVPFFAMHHLQNAGHNPIALVGGGTAMIGDPSGKTEMRRMLTVEQIQKNCASIKEQLGTVVDFSEQPEGGKGKAVALNNADWLNGLNYITFLREIGKHFSVNRMLTFESYKQRLERGLSFIEFNYQLLQSYDFHILNRDHGCRLQIGGDDQWGNIVSGIELIRKLGGPECYGLTFNLITRADGHKMGKSEKGAVFLDPELFSPYDFYQYWRNVNDADVVRFLKLFTFLSLEEIAQYEGENVNINDAKDRLAYEQTKIIHGEEEAEKARTAAKAMFNGANLGIDGREGMPSLTISKAELDSGIGVLDLFSRTDLAATNSDARRLVTGGGAWIGEQRIENPKTLIDSSYLDEYGELILRAGKKRYFRISVE, from the coding sequence ATGAATAAAGCATTACAGACCCTGATCGATCGAGGGTTCGTCAAAGCATGTACCGATTACGATGCGCTCAGTGACCTGATGGATGCAGGCCCTGTAACGTTCTATGTAGGTGCAGATCCAACAGGCAAGAGCCTTCATATCGGTCATATGGTGCCGTTCTTTGCCATGCACCATCTCCAGAACGCCGGGCATAATCCAATCGCACTTGTCGGTGGTGGCACTGCCATGATCGGGGACCCCTCAGGGAAGACAGAGATGCGAAGGATGCTCACTGTTGAGCAGATTCAGAAGAACTGTGCCTCCATCAAGGAACAGCTGGGTACCGTTGTTGACTTCAGCGAGCAGCCGGAGGGTGGAAAAGGAAAAGCTGTTGCATTGAATAATGCAGACTGGCTCAATGGATTGAATTATATCACCTTCCTCCGTGAAATCGGAAAGCATTTCTCGGTGAACAGGATGCTCACCTTTGAATCATACAAGCAGCGTCTCGAGCGTGGACTTTCCTTCATTGAGTTTAACTATCAGCTTCTGCAGTCCTACGATTTCCATATCCTCAATCGTGATCATGGCTGCCGCCTTCAGATCGGAGGAGATGATCAGTGGGGGAATATTGTCAGTGGTATCGAGTTGATCAGAAAACTTGGTGGTCCTGAATGCTATGGTTTGACATTCAACCTAATCACGCGAGCAGATGGACACAAGATGGGCAAGAGCGAGAAGGGTGCGGTTTTCCTCGATCCCGAACTCTTCAGCCCCTATGATTTCTACCAGTACTGGAGAAATGTCAACGATGCAGATGTGGTAAGGTTCCTCAAGCTCTTTACCTTCCTCTCTCTTGAGGAGATTGCCCAGTATGAGGGCGAGAACGTCAACATCAACGATGCAAAAGACCGTCTTGCCTATGAACAGACAAAGATCATTCACGGGGAAGAGGAAGCCGAAAAGGCCCGAACAGCAGCAAAGGCAATGTTCAATGGAGCCAATCTGGGCATTGATGGCCGCGAAGGCATGCCTTCACTGACCATCAGCAAGGCAGAGCTGGACTCGGGTATTGGTGTGCTGGATCTATTCAGCCGGACTGACTTGGCTGCAACCAACAGTGATGCCCGCCGCTTGGTAACAGGTGGAGGCGCATGGATTGGTGAACAACGTATTGAGAATCCCAAGACACTCATCGACTCATCCTATCTGGATGAGTATGGGGAATTGATTCTCCGTGCTGGAAAGAAGCGGTATTTCCGTATCAGTGTAGAATAA
- the mtnA gene encoding S-methyl-5-thioribose-1-phosphate isomerase, with amino-acid sequence MDESFVTLIFKNNTLTLLDQRILPTEVSYVDCKTYEEVEFAIRDMIVRGAPAIGAAAAYGVYLAALQCPEEKAFMKACEFLSLARPTAVNLGWAINRMLATYEHNEKQPREALLKALLAESDAIREEDIKTNKQMSRIGAAVVPHGATILTHCNTGALATAGWGTALGVIKTAFYDKKDIFVYADETRPRFQGARLTAWELMEAKIPSKLIPDSAAATLIRDGKIDLVILGGDRVAANGDVANKLGTFALSVICKAYGVPFYSVVPISTIDFSIPDGSAIPIEEREAEEVTHVQGVQVAPSGMDVFNPAFDVTPHQNLTGIITENGIIYPPFKENIERLRRGETL; translated from the coding sequence ATGGATGAATCATTTGTAACACTTATATTCAAGAACAACACACTTACGTTGCTCGATCAACGTATATTGCCAACTGAAGTATCATACGTGGATTGCAAAACCTACGAGGAAGTTGAGTTCGCCATTAGGGATATGATCGTACGAGGAGCTCCTGCTATAGGAGCCGCTGCAGCATATGGAGTGTATTTGGCAGCACTCCAATGCCCGGAAGAGAAAGCATTCATGAAAGCCTGTGAATTCCTCAGCCTGGCCAGACCTACCGCTGTCAATCTTGGTTGGGCAATCAATCGAATGCTGGCAACCTATGAACATAATGAAAAACAGCCAAGGGAAGCACTCCTAAAAGCATTGCTCGCTGAATCTGATGCTATCAGGGAAGAGGATATCAAGACCAACAAGCAAATGTCCCGCATCGGCGCGGCAGTAGTTCCACATGGTGCAACGATTCTTACCCACTGCAATACAGGTGCGCTGGCCACAGCAGGCTGGGGCACGGCTTTGGGTGTCATCAAGACGGCGTTCTACGATAAGAAAGATATCTTTGTGTATGCCGATGAAACACGGCCGAGATTCCAGGGTGCTCGCCTTACCGCGTGGGAATTGATGGAAGCAAAGATCCCCTCCAAACTTATCCCGGACAGTGCCGCTGCGACACTCATTCGTGATGGAAAAATTGATTTGGTAATTCTTGGTGGGGACCGTGTAGCGGCAAACGGCGATGTGGCAAACAAGCTGGGAACCTTTGCCCTTTCTGTCATCTGCAAAGCGTATGGAGTACCTTTCTACAGCGTGGTCCCTATTTCCACCATCGATTTCTCAATTCCCGATGGATCCGCGATTCCCATCGAGGAGAGGGAAGCAGAGGAAGTCACCCATGTACAGGGAGTGCAAGTAGCCCCAAGTGGAATGGATGTCTTCAATCCTGCTTTTGATGTTACCCCTCACCAGAATCTCACGGGAATCATAACAGAGAATGGTATCATCTATCCTCCTTTCAAGGAGAATATTGAACGACTTAGACGAGGAGAAACGCTTTAG
- a CDS encoding desulfoferrodoxin family protein has translation MKDQIFYICKHCGNIAVKVVDRGPKLSCCGEEMAPLKANTVDAAQEKHVPVVSIEGNKLSVNVGSVDHPMTQEHHIEFIYVQTEKGGMRKALPVDGKPHATFALDDDKAVAVYEYCNLHGLWKVDL, from the coding sequence ATGAAAGATCAGATTTTCTACATTTGTAAGCACTGTGGCAACATTGCCGTGAAGGTTGTTGACAGAGGTCCTAAACTCTCTTGTTGTGGCGAGGAGATGGCCCCCTTGAAGGCAAACACTGTTGATGCAGCCCAGGAGAAGCATGTTCCTGTTGTAAGCATTGAAGGGAACAAGCTGAGTGTGAATGTAGGTTCCGTGGATCATCCAATGACCCAGGAACACCACATCGAATTCATCTATGTCCAGACTGAAAAGGGTGGCATGAGAAAGGCTCTCCCTGTTGACGGAAAGCCACACGCAACCTTTGCACTCGATGATGACAAGGCTGTTGCTGTTTACGAGTATTGCAATCTGCATGGACTCTGGAAGGTCGATCTCTAG
- the gdhA gene encoding NADP-specific glutamate dehydrogenase, with translation MHEATQQILDHVKQVDPNQPEFFQAVTSFMASIDHLVDDLPQIVYHKVLDRMVEPERVIMFRVPWVDDDGQLQINRAFRVQMNSAIGPYKGGLRFHPSVNLSILKFLAFEQTFKNSLTGLAMGGGKGGSDFNPKGKSDNEVMRFCQSMMTELSRHIGEDTDIPAGDIGVGAREIGYLYGQYRRMKNRSVGILTGKGPTYGGSYIRPEATGYGLVYLSAAILEGKGKSLQGKTCLVSGSGNVAQYTAEKLLHMGAKPISMSDSSGILIDPSGIDEKKLAYIKTLKNVRRGRISEYAQQFKEATYIPHNGSNDANPLWDVKADYAFPCATQNEINGNDAKNLVANGISLVGEGANMPTTLEADDIFKEAGVLHAPGKAANAGGVAVSGLEMAQNSQKLQWTPEQVDQQLQQIMKNIYASISQAADKYSTQDNFVDGANIAGFLKVSEAMIAQGYV, from the coding sequence ATGCACGAAGCAACACAACAAATCTTGGATCACGTAAAGCAAGTCGATCCCAACCAGCCGGAATTTTTTCAAGCTGTAACCTCATTCATGGCCTCAATCGATCATTTGGTGGATGATCTGCCTCAGATTGTATATCACAAGGTCCTTGACAGGATGGTTGAACCAGAACGTGTCATCATGTTCCGCGTTCCCTGGGTGGATGACGATGGACAGCTGCAGATCAACCGCGCATTTCGCGTTCAGATGAATAGCGCTATTGGACCTTACAAAGGTGGATTGAGATTCCACCCCTCAGTGAACCTGTCTATCCTGAAATTCCTCGCATTCGAGCAGACCTTCAAGAACAGTCTGACCGGACTGGCAATGGGTGGTGGTAAAGGCGGAAGCGACTTCAACCCCAAGGGAAAGAGCGACAACGAAGTTATGCGTTTCTGCCAGAGCATGATGACCGAACTTTCACGCCATATTGGCGAGGATACTGATATTCCAGCAGGTGATATTGGGGTTGGTGCCCGAGAAATCGGATACCTCTATGGGCAATACAGAAGAATGAAAAACCGCTCCGTCGGTATCTTGACTGGTAAGGGACCCACCTATGGTGGCTCCTATATCCGCCCAGAAGCAACCGGGTATGGTCTGGTATATCTTTCAGCCGCCATTCTGGAAGGCAAGGGAAAGAGCCTTCAAGGAAAAACCTGTCTTGTCAGTGGCAGTGGAAACGTTGCACAATACACCGCTGAAAAGCTGTTGCACATGGGTGCCAAACCGATCAGCATGAGCGACTCTTCCGGCATTCTCATTGATCCTTCCGGAATTGATGAGAAGAAGCTTGCCTACATCAAGACTCTGAAAAATGTGAGAAGAGGAAGAATCAGCGAATATGCCCAGCAGTTCAAGGAAGCAACCTATATCCCCCACAATGGCTCAAACGATGCCAATCCTCTATGGGATGTCAAGGCAGACTATGCTTTCCCTTGTGCTACCCAGAATGAAATCAATGGGAATGATGCCAAGAACTTGGTAGCCAACGGGATTTCATTGGTAGGTGAAGGTGCAAACATGCCAACAACCTTGGAAGCTGATGACATCTTCAAGGAAGCAGGTGTTCTGCATGCTCCAGGAAAGGCAGCCAATGCCGGTGGTGTTGCAGTTTCGGGATTGGAGATGGCACAGAACAGCCAGAAACTCCAATGGACCCCTGAACAGGTAGACCAGCAGCTGCAGCAGATCATGAAAAACATCTACGCTTCCATCAGCCAGGCAGCAGATAAGTACAGCACACAGGATAACTTCGTCGATGGTGCAAACATTGCTGGTTTCCTGAAAGTAAGTGAGGCCATGATTGCACAGGGGTATGTATAA